TGCGTTATAGCGTCTGCTTGTAATTCGTAAGAATTTTTTTGGTTTACTAAAGCCATCAAGCATTAAAGAATTAGGATCAATTAAAGTACGAGTTAAATGCTGGCGAATGGCTTTTTCGTAATTTTTCGGATAGCTACCATAATCCATATTACGCACATCATTCATGGTGATTTTGGTGCTTTCCTCATAAGCGATACAACCCGTTAATAGGCTCGTTACTAATGCAGCAAAAATTGCTTTGTAAGCATGTTTCTTAAGCATACTCATCTCCTTTATTTATAAATGAATTTTAGTTAGCATAAAAGTGCTAACTACTCCCCTATCACAGCATGACTAATTTGATCAATCAAACGTTTGTAAGTTGCACTGCCATCGCTAGGGTTCGTTTTGATTTCAATTAAGGTTGCACGGCGACGTGTGTAAGCCTGTTTCAACACCGCGCTTAAATCCGCCCAAGTGTAAGGTAAAGCGTATTTTAAGCCAAACATATTCGCAATTTGTGAGAAATCACCATTATGTGGCAAGCGATAGAACTGCTCTTTTACCTCTTCATCAACCGGCAACATATCAAAGATCGCACCACCATTATTGTTGATCACAAAAATAATGGTTGGTTGAGTGACATTCTTAAATAATGCTAGAGAGTTTAAATCATAAAGCGTGGACGTATCGCCAATCATCGCCACTACAGGTTGATTCGAACCAATACCAATACCTGCAGCGGTCGCCAATAAACCATCAATTCCGCTTGCACCACGGTTGGTGAAAATTGGATAACCTTCTGGCAATTTCGTTAACGCATCAACCAAGCGCACAAAAAGGCTATTTCCTAAGAACAAAATACCGTTGTAAGGTAATACACGCTCAATATGATGTGCTAATGAGGCTTCATTAAGATTGCCGCCGACTTGTTGCTCGATAAAAGTTGCACAGAATTTTGAAAGCGCAAGCGGTTCGAGCAACCAAGGTTTTTGACGCAATGGCGGATGTGCACGCAACCAATGATGTGCTTTTGCATTAAAGCGAGTTTGGGTATGGTGGCTTGGATCAACTGCATTTTGACTTTGCTCTACTACCCAAAATTCGCCTTGGAATTCCGCTAAGAATTGGTTAATACGTTTACTGATAAAACGAGAACCAAATTGGATTACGATATCTGCTTGAAGCAATTTTTGCTTCACGGTTTGATTTGCTAGCCAAATATCCGCATAAGGGGTGAGTGGCTCGACACCAGATTGAATATCCGTCAGCAAAATCCAGCCCATGGTATTTGCCCACGAGTTAATCCCCATTGCCTGTTCAGGCGTCAGTTGCCCCGCGACAATCACACCGCGTTTCGTACGCCAGCTATCCCAATTCTCGTGCATAAGCACTTCTTGTTGTAGTGGTTGATGATCAACCCAATTTTTAGGCTGGCTTAACCAACGTTGAATTGGCATTAACCACGGATGGGTGTCAATTTCTTGCTCTTGTGCATTATAAAGTGGCTCAGCAAAAGGCACATTGATATGCACTACGCCTGGTTGTTGTTTTTGTTTATAGCAAGCTTGTTCTAACGTAGAAATTAACCATTTCGCCGCATAATCGGCTTGAGGTTTCGGTAGATTGACACTTGCAACGGGGTAATCGGCAAACATATTTTGTTGCACGATAGCTTGATTCGCACCACATTCCCATAATTCAGGTGGACGATCAGCGGTAAGAATAATTAAATTCACGCCTGTTTGGCGAGCTTCTATAATCGCTGGATATAAATTTGCTGCCGCAGTGCCTGAGGTGACAATCACAGCAACAGGCGCTTGCGTAGATTTCGCAATACCCAAGGCAAAAAAGCCCAAGCCTCGCTCATCAAAGTGACTATGGCACGTTGCTCGAGAGGCATTTTGTAAACGCACAGCTTCTAGCGTTAAAGGTGTTGAGCGTGAACCTGGCGCAATACAAAAGTGACTGACCCCTTGGCGAACCAAGGTTTCTAAGATCACCTTTGACCAACAACGATTAAATACGCTTACAGACATTCTTCTTATTCTCCGTTATTCTCTGCAAACAGGGAAATGAGCCCTGCCGCTTTACGTTCAATTTCCAACCACTCTTCTACAGGTTGTGAGCCTTCCACAATACCGGCTCCAGCAAATACACGCACTTGGTTTTCTTCAATAAAAGCCGAACGAATAGTAACACAAAATTCTGAGAGATTTTGGCTCATCACGCCTAATGTTCCGGCATACCAACTACGATCAAAGGTTTCTATTTCAGCTAAAGCTTTCTTCGCTTGTTGCTGTGGTAAACCTGATACCGCTGCGGTTGGATGAATCGCCTTCAGTAAATCGGCATCCGTACAAAGTGCGGTTAATTTTGCTTGCATTTTTCGAATCAAATGCTGCACTTTTCGTAATGGCTTTAATGCGACATCATCAACGGTAATTTGTTCCACTAAGTGACTGATATTTTGTGAAATATCTTTAACTACTAACCAATTTTCATTGAGGTTTTTTTCATCATTTAACAGCCAATTCGCACGTTCATCATTTTCACTTGGATTATCACTAACAGGCGCAGTCCCCGCAAGCGCTTCCGTAAATAACTGACGATCATCTCGCGCAAACAAACGTTCAGGCGTCGAACCTACAAAACAGTTTTCAGCATTATCTGCCCATAAAAAATGGTAA
This portion of the Haemophilus parainfluenzae T3T1 genome encodes:
- a CDS encoding isochorismate synthase, with translation MGPLEQAKSALIRQFETLATTDLQASIVHLQTKVESDVDLLAWMKGQSVYPQFYLRFRDEAKTVAAMGKVRSFSDVNLAQQFIQEHDFPLVGGLQFQGESQFILPQVLIEQQHGETEISVFVETNELNLAKAVLNSFEKTTALLSLNQLTIESMVPKANQETWCDWVNQALARIRQGELTKLVLANETVFGLQSKLNGKDFLAASQAKNSGCYHFLWADNAENCFVGSTPERLFARDDRQLFTEALAGTAPVSDNPSENDERANWLLNDEKNLNENWLVVKDISQNISHLVEQITVDDVALKPLRKVQHLIRKMQAKLTALCTDADLLKAIHPTAAVSGLPQQQAKKALAEIETFDRSWYAGTLGVMSQNLSEFCVTIRSAFIEENQVRVFAGAGIVEGSQPVEEWLEIERKAAGLISLFAENNGE
- the menD gene encoding 2-succinyl-5-enolpyruvyl-6-hydroxy-3-cyclohexene-1-carboxylic-acid synthase, which produces MSVSVFNRCWSKVILETLVRQGVSHFCIAPGSRSTPLTLEAVRLQNASRATCHSHFDERGLGFFALGIAKSTQAPVAVIVTSGTAAANLYPAIIEARQTGVNLIILTADRPPELWECGANQAIVQQNMFADYPVASVNLPKPQADYAAKWLISTLEQACYKQKQQPGVVHINVPFAEPLYNAQEQEIDTHPWLMPIQRWLSQPKNWVDHQPLQQEVLMHENWDSWRTKRGVIVAGQLTPEQAMGINSWANTMGWILLTDIQSGVEPLTPYADIWLANQTVKQKLLQADIVIQFGSRFISKRINQFLAEFQGEFWVVEQSQNAVDPSHHTQTRFNAKAHHWLRAHPPLRQKPWLLEPLALSKFCATFIEQQVGGNLNEASLAHHIERVLPYNGILFLGNSLFVRLVDALTKLPEGYPIFTNRGASGIDGLLATAAGIGIGSNQPVVAMIGDTSTLYDLNSLALFKNVTQPTIIFVINNNGGAIFDMLPVDEEVKEQFYRLPHNGDFSQIANMFGLKYALPYTWADLSAVLKQAYTRRRATLIEIKTNPSDGSATYKRLIDQISHAVIGE